Proteins from one Bacteroidota bacterium genomic window:
- a CDS encoding dienelactone hydrolase family protein produces the protein MLHSVYHAASQPSGSKSTLIMLHGRGSDEHDLFGLKSHLDSRLDIYSLRAPNEYEWGGYTWFDLFEDGTVDEKSFLQSKSKILSFINSLTTDKLFLLGFSMGAIMSYVLALTQPKLCNGVLALSGFAPLQLEKEYKLNELLSFPIFISHGINDPIIPISAARKTKELLSKSGAHVTYNEYAMAHQINDVCLSDIRGWMHNLIP, from the coding sequence ATGCTCCATTCTGTCTATCACGCCGCATCGCAACCTTCTGGGTCCAAATCAACACTCATCATGCTTCATGGACGCGGTTCAGATGAACACGATCTGTTCGGCTTAAAAAGTCATCTCGATTCTCGGCTTGATATTTATTCTCTTCGTGCACCAAACGAGTACGAATGGGGAGGTTATACTTGGTTCGACTTGTTTGAAGATGGTACCGTCGATGAGAAAAGTTTCCTACAGAGTAAAAGTAAAATCCTTTCATTCATCAATTCACTTACGACGGACAAACTCTTTCTTCTCGGTTTCAGTATGGGGGCAATTATGTCGTATGTTCTTGCGTTAACTCAACCGAAACTCTGCAACGGAGTTTTAGCACTGAGCGGATTTGCTCCATTGCAGTTGGAAAAAGAATATAAACTTAACGAATTACTCAGTTTTCCTATTTTTATTTCTCATGGGATTAATGATCCAATTATTCCCATTTCTGCCGCACGAAAAACCAAGGAACTTCTTTCCAAATCCGGCGCACACGTTACGTATAACGAATATGCAATGGCACATCAAATCAACGATGTTTGTTTAAGCGATATAAGGGGCTGGATGCATAATCTAATACCGTAA
- a CDS encoding TlpA disulfide reductase family protein has protein sequence MCGKSTNKPFLRFYATFEMTLFLLSFTLAQEHQNLVVQSIQGDEVSLELLIANGPVLVNFWALWCEPCKVEMKQFQTIYDRYKEKGFSILAINQDNQKSVAKVSTYISSNDYSFLVSTDPKGEISQQFNVQSYPTSLLFDKNGIIVYKSIGYKQGDEKKIVDALEKIFAVKNEE, from the coding sequence ATGTGCGGTAAGTCGACAAATAAACCATTTCTTAGGTTCTACGCTACATTTGAAATGACATTATTTTTATTGTCATTTACTCTCGCCCAGGAACACCAGAATCTTGTGGTACAATCTATTCAAGGGGACGAAGTATCGTTAGAATTGTTGATTGCAAATGGTCCGGTGTTGGTTAACTTTTGGGCGCTGTGGTGTGAACCGTGCAAAGTGGAAATGAAACAATTCCAGACGATCTATGATCGGTACAAGGAAAAAGGATTCTCCATCCTCGCCATTAATCAGGACAATCAAAAAAGTGTTGCAAAGGTCTCTACCTACATCTCTTCAAACGATTATTCGTTCCTCGTTTCCACTGATCCAAAAGGAGAAATATCACAACAATTCAATGTGCAAAGTTATCCCACCAGTCTGTTGTTCGATAAAAATGGAATAATCGTTTACAAATCCATCGGCTATAAACAGGGAGACGAGAAAAAAATAGTCGATGCGTTGGAAAAAATATTTGCGGTGAAGAATGAGGAATAA
- a CDS encoding glutaminase → MHYQSVLDSIHAEVLPLQQEGNVANYIPELASVDSTKFGIHLRTLEGHDFSVGNHNENFSIQSISKVFALAQVVTLIGEKIFKRVGVEPSGSSFNSLVQLEYEKGIPRNPLINAGAMVVCDVLIDQLHNPKKEILSFVRTLANNTKIGFNEKVAASEKMYGFRNIALGNFLKSFNNIHHDVDDVLDLYFHICSIEMSCKDLATAFLLFANHGKLSSTSEALLTKSQTKRLNAIMQTCGFYDEAGEFSFTVGLPGKSGVGGGIVALHPHRYAVATWSPRLNEKGNSVMGMKALELLTTKLGSSIF, encoded by the coding sequence CTGCACTATCAGTCTGTTCTTGATTCCATTCACGCTGAAGTACTCCCTCTGCAGCAAGAAGGGAATGTCGCAAATTATATTCCAGAACTCGCCTCGGTAGATTCAACCAAATTCGGTATACATTTGCGAACGCTCGAAGGGCATGATTTTTCGGTCGGTAATCATAACGAAAATTTTTCTATTCAAAGCATCTCAAAAGTCTTTGCGCTTGCACAGGTCGTTACACTGATCGGTGAAAAAATATTTAAGCGGGTCGGAGTAGAGCCGTCCGGCAGTTCATTCAATTCTCTGGTTCAATTGGAATATGAAAAGGGAATTCCGAGAAATCCTTTAATCAACGCCGGGGCAATGGTTGTATGTGATGTGCTGATCGATCAATTACACAACCCCAAAAAGGAAATTCTCTCGTTCGTCCGAACGCTGGCAAACAATACAAAGATCGGATTTAACGAAAAGGTTGCCGCATCCGAAAAAATGTATGGCTTTCGTAATATTGCTCTTGGAAATTTCTTAAAATCCTTTAACAACATCCATCACGATGTTGACGATGTGTTAGATCTCTATTTTCATATATGCTCCATTGAAATGTCGTGCAAAGATCTCGCCACGGCATTTCTTCTCTTTGCCAATCACGGAAAATTATCGTCAACAAGCGAAGCGTTGCTCACGAAAAGCCAGACGAAACGTTTGAACGCCATTATGCAAACTTGCGGTTTTTACGATGAAGCGGGAGAATTCTCGTTTACTGTCGGTCTGCCCGGAAAAAGCGGTGTTGGCGGAGGAATCGTCGCACTCCATCCGCATCGATATGCTGTCGCTACATGGAGTCCGAGATTAAACGAGAAAGGAAATTCGGTGATGGGAATGAAAGCACTGGAGCTGCTGACAACAAAATTGGGCTCATCGATCTTTTGA
- a CDS encoding DUF4032 domain-containing protein, translating into MTLSPHIRFHVDPIFEEELLKLPWNVPIGDWHKCGVNILNIKRGISRHVVVFVKTGRFSFGIKEISEKISKKEIDHYEQLLLRGIHTLVPAGFVVREEESIAIETPVGIQYEDNFISHTVTVLVDKVLPDSLLYSRNFRKENRQKIWDAIVRLFIQLHSNGVYWGDASLANVLIKFSKRETPFVGIQTVLIAYLSDAETIEIHPQISQSMREADLNFFFESMDWINEDLRSSGVVRDNLGMEEDKKYIQERYTLLYNVEVKKKIFQQQTSFNIDKFLGSIFNPAYVDQFLKHIEEHKWYMSERLRNDVTLAAATRDWYKTIFVPICELFRSENILDVFKGKTAAELYIEIMNNKYYLSERAGKDVGMITAMRDYAERFRTMDHYKTILEQLADNMKKILGLKENMLLK; encoded by the coding sequence ATGACACTCTCCCCCCATATCCGTTTTCACGTCGACCCGATCTTTGAAGAAGAACTACTAAAATTACCATGGAACGTTCCGATTGGTGATTGGCACAAATGCGGCGTGAATATCTTAAATATAAAACGGGGAATTTCGCGTCACGTGGTCGTCTTTGTCAAAACTGGAAGATTTTCTTTTGGCATTAAAGAAATCAGTGAAAAGATCTCCAAAAAAGAGATCGATCATTACGAACAACTATTGCTGCGCGGTATTCACACTCTTGTCCCGGCGGGATTTGTGGTGCGGGAAGAGGAATCAATTGCCATTGAAACACCGGTCGGAATTCAATACGAAGATAATTTCATTTCCCATACCGTTACCGTTTTAGTCGATAAAGTTCTTCCTGATTCTCTTCTTTACTCAAGAAATTTCCGAAAAGAAAATCGGCAGAAAATTTGGGATGCGATTGTACGGTTATTCATTCAACTGCACAGCAACGGGGTCTATTGGGGCGACGCATCTCTTGCCAACGTCCTTATTAAATTTTCAAAGAGAGAAACACCGTTCGTCGGTATACAAACGGTCCTTATTGCATATCTATCGGATGCGGAGACGATTGAGATCCATCCGCAGATTTCACAATCTATGCGAGAAGCAGATTTGAATTTTTTCTTTGAATCGATGGATTGGATCAACGAAGATTTGCGGAGCAGCGGTGTGGTTCGCGACAATCTTGGAATGGAAGAAGATAAAAAATACATCCAAGAGCGATATACATTGTTATATAATGTTGAAGTAAAGAAAAAAATATTTCAACAACAGACGTCGTTCAATATTGATAAATTTCTCGGGAGCATTTTCAATCCTGCGTATGTCGATCAATTCTTAAAACATATTGAAGAACATAAATGGTATATGAGCGAACGGTTACGCAACGATGTAACACTTGCCGCAGCTACGCGGGATTGGTATAAAACGATCTTTGTTCCTATCTGCGAGTTATTCCGATCTGAAAATATTTTAGATGTGTTTAAGGGAAAAACGGCTGCAGAGTTGTACATCGAGATTATGAACAACAAGTATTATTTAAGCGAGCGGGCTGGAAAAGATGTTGGAATGATTACGGCCATGCGAGATTACGCAGAGCGATTTAGAACGATGGATCATTATAAAACCATTTTGGAACAGCTCGCAGATAATATGAAGAAGATATTGGGTCTGAAAGAGAACATGCTTCTCAAGTAA
- the uppP gene encoding undecaprenyl-diphosphatase UppP produces MDIIQAVILGVIQGLTEFLPISSTGHLRIIPALIGWEDPGAAFTAVIQFGTLVAVLFYFRKDIITITSAVIKGLMSGRLLYNRDAQLGWMIATGTVPIVFFGLLLKHQIETSFRSLYVISASLILLAIVLMIAEWITKKKLARGEKLKTLEDLSWKEVVVVGFWQSVALIPGSSRSGTTITGGLFTGMTRETAARFSFLLSLPSVLAAGILELIKEREVLLSSSDGIVSLVVATVVSGIVGYASIAFLLNYLKSHTTYLFIIYRIVVGLGLLYLLNTGILQPL; encoded by the coding sequence CTCGGCGTAATTCAAGGATTGACAGAATTTCTCCCCATCAGCAGCACGGGACATTTGCGTATTATTCCGGCGTTGATTGGATGGGAAGACCCCGGCGCTGCGTTTACCGCAGTCATTCAGTTTGGAACGCTCGTAGCGGTTCTATTCTACTTTCGAAAAGATATTATTACCATTACTTCGGCAGTCATTAAAGGTCTGATGTCTGGTAGACTACTATATAATCGCGACGCACAGCTCGGTTGGATGATTGCAACAGGAACGGTGCCAATCGTTTTTTTTGGTTTACTCTTAAAACACCAAATTGAGACATCGTTCCGATCCCTTTATGTTATCAGCGCCTCGTTGATTCTGCTGGCGATTGTGTTGATGATTGCCGAATGGATAACCAAAAAGAAGCTAGCCCGCGGCGAAAAGTTGAAAACACTTGAGGATCTTTCCTGGAAAGAGGTCGTTGTTGTTGGATTTTGGCAGTCCGTCGCCCTTATTCCGGGCTCATCCCGCTCCGGAACAACCATTACCGGAGGATTGTTTACAGGAATGACTCGCGAAACAGCGGCTCGATTTTCATTTTTACTTTCTCTTCCTTCGGTGTTAGCGGCCGGAATTTTAGAATTAATAAAAGAACGAGAAGTTTTGCTTTCTTCAAGTGATGGAATTGTAAGCTTGGTTGTCGCTACCGTTGTTTCGGGAATTGTCGGTTATGCCTCTATCGCATTTTTGTTAAATTATTTAAAATCACATACAACATATCTCTTTATTATTTATCGAATTGTTGTTGGTCTCGGTTTGTTGTATCTGTTAAACACCGGAATTTTACAGCCGCTGTAA
- a CDS encoding VTT domain-containing protein → MDFISEFFHKLLNIKELVSWAGYPGLAMIIFSETGLLVGFFLPGDSLLVTAGLFAAAGYFDIALLTPLLLAAAIIGNATGYAIGRKSGQALYSREDSRFFKKQHLINTKTFYDKYGPFTIVAAQFMPFARTFAPVVAGIAQMKYMKFATYNVIGAVLWIPGMLFIGYFLGSTIPNIDKNIHYVIAVVILLSLLPGIIKYLQVKYGKK, encoded by the coding sequence ATGGATTTTATTTCTGAATTTTTTCATAAGCTTCTCAACATCAAAGAACTTGTCAGCTGGGCGGGATATCCCGGACTGGCAATGATTATTTTTTCTGAGACCGGTCTTCTGGTCGGATTTTTTCTGCCGGGAGATTCGCTTTTAGTGACTGCCGGATTGTTTGCTGCTGCGGGATATTTTGATATCGCTTTATTAACACCATTGTTGCTTGCCGCCGCTATTATTGGAAATGCAACTGGCTATGCGATCGGAAGAAAGAGTGGTCAGGCATTATATTCTCGGGAAGATTCTCGCTTCTTTAAAAAACAGCATCTGATCAATACAAAAACCTTTTATGACAAGTACGGACCATTCACCATTGTTGCCGCACAATTTATGCCGTTTGCACGAACGTTTGCGCCCGTTGTTGCTGGTATCGCCCAAATGAAGTATATGAAGTTTGCAACCTACAATGTTATCGGAGCAGTGTTATGGATTCCGGGAATGTTGTTCATCGGATATTTTCTCGGTTCAACCATTCCGAACATCGATAAAAATATTCATTACGTTATCGCCGTCGTGATTTTATTATCACTCCTGCCCGGAATTATAAAATACCTACAAGTGAAATACGGAAAGAAATAA
- a CDS encoding MarC family protein: MKEVWNILNDLIMAFIPLFVAIDVPGLVPIFVSLTQGMTLKSRRQLIIEASLTAGAVALVFLVLGKVIFKFLGITENDFRIGGGIVLLVLAVTDLLFSSDERKETAKSVGVVPIGIPLVMGPGALTAIIIIVDAYGYWISMVSLLLNLIIVWITFRHSDLVIKLMGEGGTKAFAKVAALFMVAIAVMMIRVGVQNILK; encoded by the coding sequence ATGAAAGAAGTCTGGAACATTTTAAATGATTTAATCATGGCATTCATCCCGCTGTTTGTGGCGATTGATGTGCCGGGACTTGTTCCTATTTTTGTTTCACTAACACAGGGGATGACATTAAAGTCTCGTCGCCAACTGATCATCGAAGCATCACTGACGGCAGGAGCGGTGGCTCTGGTGTTTCTTGTACTGGGAAAAGTGATTTTCAAATTTCTGGGAATTACCGAAAATGATTTTCGAATTGGTGGTGGAATTGTTTTGCTTGTGCTTGCCGTGACCGATCTGCTTTTCTCTAGTGATGAACGAAAGGAAACAGCCAAATCGGTAGGTGTTGTTCCCATTGGAATTCCGTTGGTCATGGGACCGGGCGCACTGACCGCTATCATCATTATTGTTGATGCGTATGGATATTGGATTTCAATGGTTTCACTTCTGTTGAATTTGATCATTGTGTGGATCACCTTTCGTCATTCCGATCTCGTTATCAAATTAATGGGCGAGGGTGGAACAAAAGCGTTTGCAAAGGTAGCCGCCCTTTTCATGGTAGCAATTGCGGTAATGATGATCCGCGTTGGTGTTCAAAACATTCTCAAATAA